One Camelus ferus isolate YT-003-E chromosome 19, BCGSAC_Cfer_1.0, whole genome shotgun sequence genomic window, GCCGTGTCACTCAATCAGGCTCTGAGAAGTCCAGCAAAGGGCCAGTGGGCAGACCCAGGCCTGTCCTgaaggagctggggctgggcagtgAGGAGCCCTTACCCCTGAGGAATCTCACCAGCAGGAAGGGAAATGACCACACACAGGTTGGGGTGAGGGGATGCCCCTTCCAGCAAAGGTAGGCACCTTCCCTTCTGAGGGTACAGCCAGACCACAGCTCCCCGCatcatccacacacacacacacatacatggcTGAGAAAAAAACGGGAGAAGTTGAGGAGCACAGGAAGGGCAAGCCTCTTTTATTACCCCAAAATGCAAAGACTTGAAGGCACTTACAATAACAAggcgggagaggaggggaggcgtGAGGAGGTCGGAGGTCAGAGCACAGAGGTAAATCAACAGACCCCATCCTGGTCACCACCCggcaagaggaaaaggaaaagctacAGGGCCAGGTCTGAGGCCAGTCGGGTGTCTAGCTCTACAAAAGATACAAATCCACTCTACAGAGGATTAAGGAGTGAGGAATACACAGCAGcaaggggcagggctggcagtcACGAGTTAGTGGTTCTTTAAGGAACACGCTCGGCAGCTAGGAAGCCCTCAGGTCCCCTGCTGGAAGAGGTCTCGGTACATCTCAATGAGACGAGCAGCCTCTCGCTGGCCAGAGAGCAGAGCACCATGGGTGGTGGAATAGTACTTGCGGTGGGTGGCCTCACCTGAGAACAGCACCTGCATGGGCTGGGGGGCAGGACAGGGAAGTGAAGGTGGAGGAGCAAGAATGGCTACCTGTCTTCCCCAGAACCCCCCATCCATACAAGTCAGAGAGGAATGAGCAGGCATCTGAGATGCAGGTATTGCTGTTTCCACAGGATGAGGAATTGCCCATCCCACCTGCCCATCTTGCCCTGCTTCTTCCCCAAACATCCAGGCCTCAGTTCTTTCTGCTCTGAGGCTTTTATGAGTCATGGCTCTGCAGTTTCAGAAACTCACTGTGCCTCTTATGAGTGAACTCAAGGAATGACTTAACCTCCCTAaaccttgattttctcatctgcaagatgGGTTTATACCATCTACTTCTGagggattaagtgaaataatgtatCTAAAGCACTCAGAACCTGAAGAATATAAGTACTTGATAAAGTTAGGCAGTAATTTAACAAACCTTTATGGAGCCCCTATTAGGTTCCAGGGACTGTTCTGGGCACTTGGAAGATAAAAGGTGACCAGGCAGCTGCTCTGAGGAGCTTCCTTGCTGGTGGGGAAGCCAGACATGAAACCCAATTATTAAACGGTGTCATATGTGACGTGATGGGTGTTTGGGTGAAGTtctgagagcccagaaaagaGGCCAACTGTCAGGGGGCTCGCACAAAGCTTCCCAGTGGACAGGACCTGTGAGCTTCTTCTCTGGAAGATGCTAGATAAATCAACAGGCAAAGGatgtttcaggaagaaggaaaaatgggggCAAAAAATGCACCAAAATAGGTCTTGTCTAGAAGACAGTGGGGATTTTGGTAAAGCCAGGGCTCAACCTCAGGAAAGAAGGCTGTTTAGGTGTGGTCCAAGCAAAGTGCTTGCATTCAAAGCCTGAGTTTGGATTTTACCCCAGTGTATCTTAAACTGAATGTGCAAAGGTACCAGCTGGGGATCCTGGTAGAATGCAGTTTTTACTTTAGCAGGTCTAGGGTgggctgagaatctgcatttctaacgtGCCCCACATGATGCCAGGGGGCTGGTCCGTGGACCACCGACCTTGAGTAGCGAGGTTTTAACCCACCAACAAGGAGCTGCGGAGGTGGTTAAGCTGAAAATGGGGCACACGTTGTGACAGAGGGCAAGCTGCCTACTGCCACAACGAACCTCTTTCTCCTCAGAACAGAAATCTTGACTTTTAACTGGTTTCATTGCCATCTGCGGAGAGGCGATGAATCCCAGCATCTCTAGCAGCTAGTAGTGTCATGTGACTACGTTCCAGCCAATCAGCTTCAAGCACACTGTTGCTTAGAGACAGTGACTCAGCACCAGGGGTTCCGCTCTTTGACCAGGCAGCCCGGCACAGACTTGGGAGCTAGAGCAGCAGCCTCCACAGCCCTCTTGGACAACAAGCTGGTCCGGAAGATGGAGCGAGTCACTAATGATACCAGCCCCTGACACCTACCTCCGGATTTCCTTTTGTGTGACAGAAGGAAACCTCCATCTTGCTTAAaccagtttgttttgttttgttctgctttgtgtCACATGCGCTAGTTCTAACTGATACAGGTGACAAGAGGTTTGCTTTTTGGGAGGATGGCTGTAGCAGCAGTGAAggccttctcctctctccccctgaGCACAGCCAGGGCAGGCACAACACACATTGGTTGACTGCAATCTTCTTCACCAATTACaccaaagaattattttaaatgtaattctgtcgggattttaacatttattgtatgtGTATGCTTGATAAAGGGAACTCAAAATCTACTTTATGGgagcataaatatatataattattgctttttgacttataaatatttttctctatatattattatacaattgatataatttgggggagggtcaatattcttaattttattttctaaaacatattggggaaaaataaagcataCTGAGGAAACTTACTTCCACTGAATCAGTGCTGTCCATTAGACTTTCCTGATGACAGAAATGCTCTAGAGTGACACACTCTAACATGGTAGCCATGAGCGACATGTGGCTCTCAAACTTGAAACACGGCTAGTACAACTGAGGaacaaaattttgtatttattactttaaattgtaattaattgaaattcaacgtggctaatggctaccacaTTGGACAGCATAGCATTAAAACGGCTCAGTTTTTATGGTTTCAAGAAAGCATTTGGtaggggtgtatagctcagtggtagagcacatgcttagcatgcatgaagtcttaggttcaatccccagtacctccattaaaaaaaaaaaatacactaatgtgatacatgttaaaaaaaaatagaaagaaagaaagaaagcattttaacaCATCTCAGTTATTGACTCCATTTGTTCTTCCTGATGTTAAGggcatattttcttgttttctttttcattataggagtTACTCCATCCATCTTACCTCGACAATCCTCAgtgaccaccaccaccctcccgcTCCTTCTCCTGGACCAAACACACCCCTCACAGATGCCCTGGCCCGGCAGCCCACGCACACCCAGCACACTCCCCACTCACCGCTGTCTTGGAGCTCTCCGTGTACGGCAGGGGCTTGGCCAGCTTCTCCACGTCTGCCCCACTCGAGCCCACCTGTGTATACGAATAGGAGCCCCGGAAGTAGGGGTTGCTGCCCCAGGCAGAGCGCAGGATTCGCCGAGGTTTGGGAATGTTGGGGTTCCCTATTGAGGAGTGAGAAGAGTCAAGGGGGGAGGGTGAGACATGGCTGCACACTGAAGACACACCTAAGCAGACGACTCCCACTCTGTCTCCAGGGTTCCAAGAAGGCTGGGCTGCTACAGATAGGCAcggaggatggagaagggagggcgggagggaggatGGGGTTCAAGCTGTGTATCCCCCAATGCCTCCTTGTGACCTCCCTAGCAAAACACCAcctctctgtgggcctcagttatCTATCTGAAAAACATTCCAAATAATCACATTCCCCCTTCCAGCTTCAGGGGTTCTTGTGAGGGAGGCTCTTCTGGGATATTGGAGGAAGTATGTTCAACTAAaagaatcagacagagaaacacaaatccaTCTCTTAGCAAGACAATATGAGTAGGAAATGGGCGGTCTGAGGCTTTGCAGTGATATCTGAGTTTACCATCAGCccttagaaagagaagaaatgcagaGCCTGTGGTTCTGAGTGTCTCAAGTTCCATACGGGGGAGAGCCTGCATTTAAGAGCCCAAGGTCAGGTGTGGCACCCTCCCTGGCATCACCACCAGTGGGCACACCACCTCAGTATCACAACCTGGGGATGAGGATGCTGCCACACAGTTTGGGATGCTCAGAGGGTCCGGCAGAGGATGGCAGCTGGAGCCGGCCTGTGGAAGCAGGCGGGGGGCAGGGACGGGGCGCACCTGTGAACTGCCGCAGCATCTCCGTACAGATCTCCGCCACTGCCTCGTCGTCGCACTTCTCCATGAGGAGGGCCTCCTCCCCGCAGATCCAGCCACTCAGCACGTGGCCATAGCGCTCAGGCGGGTAGAGGACATCAAAGCCGCAGATCTTGCGGTACCAGAGCTCAGGTGGGTAGGTGAGGGTGCGGCTCTCTGCCTCATCCTCCCACACAAACTGTAGGCTATTGCACTCCGGGCCCCAGAAGGGCTCCTCAAATTCTAGAAAGATCTTGTCGGTGGTGCCGATGCCCAGGCGATGGATGGCAGCCACCTTCTCGGCGGGCAGGCTTGGCCGGAAGAAGCTGGTGTACTGCCTCTTGAGCACGCCCAGGGACACGGTCACGATCACGTGGTCCGCCGGGATCACCTCGCAGTCCTCGCACTCCACCACCACCGGCCACTGCTCATCCTCATCCTGCCTGTCCCCCCGGGGCTCCTCTCCACCCTGGCTGCCCTCCCCAGCGTCATGATTATGGTCACTCTCCCCCCGGGGCTCAATCTCAGGGCCCCGGGGGCAGCCTGAGGCCTGGTCCCAGTGAATACAACGGACAGGTTTCCCCAGCTGGATGACGTGGGCCGGGATGCCTTCAGCCAGCAACTCCACAACCTGCATGAAGCCTGAGGGGATGATGTGGTGGGCACCAGGAATCTCAGTCCACTCCCCAAAGGCGCTCAGGGATACCTCATCCATGCTGTGTGAGCTACTCTCACAGCTCTCCACCTGTAGGAAGAGCCAGAGGGGAGCTAGGTGACCGCCAAGGCTGAGCAGGGGTAGGAGCAGGACCTCAGGGCAGTGCCGCCCTCCTCGGACCCAGATTCCCCAGAATCAGTCTTCCTCACTCTGGCACCTGTACTCAACAGAGCTTCGCGATGGCAAAGATACCTTCAGGTACTGCTGGATCATGGCGAGCTTCAGGCGTTTGGTGGCCTCCGGGTCATCAGGGTCATTCCTGATACGGTTGCGCACCTCCTCTCGGGTGAACACCCCCACGCTGTTCTGACTCTCAGCATTGACTGGTTTACCATGCCGGAAGAATTCCTGGGTCAAGTTATAGACCTGCAGGGAGACCCCAGGAGACTGAAAACACACTTATCCCACCGCCGTTTCAGACCTCAGAGCCCCAGCTCAAAAGTCACCAGCTCCCACCTGTTCCCAGGTGTGCTGAACTCATGGCGCCTCCCCCTCGGTAAATCAACATGGTAGTCAGTGCTGCCCTGAGCTGCACCATCCAAATCAAGGCTTGAAGATGGTAAGTTGCCCTGGGCAGCCAGCTCCCTTGCCTCCAGACACAGGCGGTGAGATGGGACCCAGAGGCTTTCTTGCTGGGCCCTTGCTTGGAACAAACTGAAACGGCTGGTGCCATACAGTCTGCAGGAAAGGAACTGCCCCATCGTGGGCTCTACATGGCTGAGCGGACTGCCCACTGGAGAACCCAGGTCTGCACACATTTCTCTTTTCCAAGAACCAAATGCATAAACTTCCCCTGACATTCCTGCCCAAGTGTATCTACTTCACCCTCTCCCAGGAGTGCAGTGTGGGGTGGTAGCTTAGCCAGTGTTTTagggcagagggagcagaaggGGCCCTGAAATATGATCTCTCAGGAGACCCTCCCTCGCTGTGCTCAGGTCCACACAAAGTGCCCCCTTTACTGCAGGACCCAGATGCATCTCAGGAAGATGGCATGTTGGGGCAGGGCATGTGGAGAGGAAGGAGTCCCCAGTATgctaagaaatggaaatttatttcacGGGCATATTTTGGCAAAAACTCCAACCCACACTTCACCAACAGAAAGCAATGAACAATCCTTTGGAGCAGGGTCCTATTGCCTCGCCTGCCTGCCAGGCATACAACTCCCACCAAACACTGGGCAAGTCTCCCCTGAGAAAAGTAAGCAAGTCCTGGGTCAGGCATTGAATCCCCAAAGGGAAAGGTCTGAGCCccaacatttactgaacaaaCATTTACTGGGCTCTGTGCCTGACACAAGTTGGCACAGTTCTGAGCTCCTGCTCTTACTCAAGTTGAGGAGACATCCCAACTGGGCTGTTTTCATATGATGTGCTGTGCTATGACAGAAAAGAACCCAGGGATTGTGAGACCAACTCAGATAACCTCAGACCAAGTCAGGACATAGCCAGGTaagcagcaggagggagagagtatttcaggtagaaggaacagcatACCCAAAGATGAGGGAGGATGTAAGATGCATTCAGAGTGGTTCAGTCTTcgagagggtataactcagtggtaaagtgcatgcctagcatgcacaagttcctgggttcaatccccagtacctccattagaaataaagtaaataaataaacctaattacctctctccaaaaaataaaataaaaatacagagtgGCTCAGTCTCGCTGAAACGGGCAGCAAGGAGAAAGGCAGTTGCAAAAGATGACTTTGAAaaagcaggcagaggctggggcatGAAGGACTAAGAGTCAAGTCAGGGACTCCAGACTTTATCCAAGACCCTGGCATCACTGAAGGGCTGTGGGCATCTTCACATGCCCACTCTCCCTCCCAGGACCCTGGCCAGTGTGGGCTCCGTGGCCAAATATCTGTGGCTGGTGCTGATTAATAGAGTGTTTACCTTCCTAAAGTGAGTCTGAATGTGGTCAATACACATTCATAGGGATTTGTCTGCCCTGTAACCAGGCCGAGGCTGCTGGAAAGAAGGTGGCACTgcacccccaccaccactccACCCAAGGGAAATGCCCCACCCCATAAGATTGAAACATGAATTAAACATGTCTCTGAAATAtaaaacacaagaagaaaatgagttaagttgttcattttttccttcctactgTCACAAGATGCTGGGCGTTTGGCCTTAACTGGAGTCCTCAGCAAATTCCTCACCCAGTACCACTGCCAAGGAGTCAGGCTTTCAActtacctcctcctccctggggtttTCGCTTTAGTGATAAGCAGCATGGTGTTGCTGGCTAGTCAGCTTACGCTGACTAAAGGCAAAAGTGCCCAGCTAACAAATTTAGTCCATCTACATGATTCTTTGTGTCAACCACTCAGACAGCCTTAACTGAACACGCATTTGTCATACAGATACAGTCTCCTGTCCTGGGTTAAATGACATCTTCCCAAGGTGACCCAAGGAATATGGGACTGGCCTGGAACAACTAATAATACTCACCCCAATTCTCATGAAGCACTTTTCACTGGAATCTCATTAAATCATCATGACACTATGAAGTACATAtaattgtgcccattttacagatgagaagagtgAGGCTCAATAACTTGCCCATGATTATATAGCTAATAAAAGGTAGAACTGGTATTTGAATCACAGTAATCATGCTCCAGAGACTAAGCTCTATATGATAACTACTGTACAAACTCATTTATTTGTTAACAAATGTAATACATTCAAATGAGTAGCCCTTCAAAGTCATCACCTTCAGGGGGAGGGCTACATATTTATTCACCCTCAGGCAAGGCTTCATGCTTAGGAGCACATCTCTTCAGAACAGCCTCCAACATTGTTTAAGAGTTACATAAGGAAATCTGTCTCTTCACCTCATGGTTAACATCTCCTCTGACCCAAAGCACACCACCAGAGTGATAACCCACCTTTATCCATCCTACTTTCCATGACTCCCACTCTTGGCTTTCAAACATCAAACCCATAAGAAGGAGTTGATGATGATCTATTTTGAAGGACATGTAAAAGAATAAGTAAGTTACGGACCCTGAAAGTCATTCTCAAGAAACATCCGTGCTTGAAGCACTCACAATAACGTAAGAATCAGGACATGACTTCCCAGTAGACCAGGAATGTCTCCTTTGAAGAATGTTAGTTCTTATCTGATCAGTAGTAATATTGAGTGACAACACACAATACCATGGAACTGTACACAACATACCTTGTGGGTACACACACAGAAGACACTGAGTGTGCCTGCCCTCCTCTGAGCAGGGACTACCCCAAAGCAAGGGTCATTTCCCCTTTCCCATGCCCAAGAGACATAGGAAATGTACAATAGGTGCCTGCTGGCCAATTTACTGACCTGAAGCAAAGGTTCATTACACTATAAATGACAAGCTAGCCGAAGGCAAGATCAATACGTTACCTTGCCTGTTGAGTGCACCTCACAGCACCACTGAAAGACactaaaaatgttaacattgttaaaaaagcctgaataagacaaggatgtaTAATCACTGCCACTTTTGTCAGACGCTGCACTGGAGATTGCCAGTACTACacggcaagaaaaagaaatgaatagttTTAGGTTATGCTGTCCAAAACAGTAGCCACTAGATACttatagtaatttaaaattaaattaaacatttagttCCTCACTAttactagctacatttcaagagctcaaaagccacatgtggctagtgactgCCATCCTGGATCGTGCAGGTCTAAAACATCTCCACTATCATCGAAAATTCTATTGGACAATGGTGGTCTGAGGATTAGAAGGGGGAAAagcaaaattctcattttttggtATAggattatatacataaaattctaaGACACAGttagaatataaattaatatgaTATATTAATAGATATAgtatcagaattaaaaataatttagcaagAAAGCTAAAATCAATACCTAAAAATAAGGTataaatacccatgacatttttcatattactagaacaaataatcttaaaatttatatggaatcagaaaagaccccaaattgccaatgCAATCTtgggaaaagagaacaaagctggaggtatcatgctccctgacttaagactatagtacaaagctatagtaatcaaaacagcatgacaCTGGCACAAGAcgacacacagaccaatggaacagaatagagagaccagcAATAAACCCATGCACAATTACTCTGTGATAAAGGAGATAAGAATATACATGgaaaaaggatagtctcttcaataagtggtgctgggaaaactgaacagctgcctgcaaaagagagaaattagaacattttctcacactttacacaaaaatgaactcaaaatgtattaaagacataaatgtaagacctaaaacaatgaaactcctagaagagaacaaaggcagaacactctttgacatcaaTTATGACAATTATGACATTTTTTTGGattgtctcctaaggcaaaagaaacaaaagcaaaaataaacaaataggacctaataaaacctaaaagcttttgcacagcaaaggaagccatcgacaaaacaaaatccaaaatatataaacagttcatactaCTAACAACTcgattcaaaaatgggcaaaagacctgaatagatacttttccgaagaagacatacagatggccaacagtcacatgaaaagttgctcaacatagctaatcatcagagaaatgcaaattataatgacagtgagataccacctcacacctgtcagaacgactatcatcaaaaagactacaaataacaaatgttggcgagggtgtggagaaaagggaaccctcctacactgttggcggcAATGTAAACTGCCATAGCCACTATGGGAaatagtatagagattcctcaaaaaactaaaaacagaactaccacatgatccagaaattccactcttgggtatatatccaaagaaaaagaaaacactcattcaaaaagatacttgcaccccaatgttcactgcagcattatttacaatagccaagatatgggagcaacctaagtgtccatcaagagaagagcaggtaaagaagatgtggtttatatttataatggaagACTACTCAATCATAAAGAAGAGAATGGAAATCTGTCATtggcaacaatgtggatggacctagagagtattacaTTTAGTGAAACATAATACTGacgacagagaaagacaaatactctgttaccacttatatgtggagtctaaaaaataaaacagatgaataaatgtaacaaaacagaaacagactcagatatagagaacaaactagtggttaccagtggggagagggaggagggaggggcaagacaggggtaggggattaagag contains:
- the SMOX gene encoding spermine oxidase isoform X2 encodes the protein MQSCESSGDSADDPLSRGLRRRGQPRVVVIGAGLAGLAAAKALLEQGFTDVTVLEASSRIGGRVQSVKLGHATFELGATWIHGSHGNPIYHLAEANGLLEETTDGERSVGRISLYSKNGVACYLTNRGCRVPKDVVEEFSDLYNEVYNLTQEFFRHGKPVNAESQNSVGVFTREEVRNRIRNDPDDPEATKRLKLAMIQQYLKVESCESSSHSMDEVSLSAFGEWTEIPGAHHIIPSGFMQVVELLAEGIPAHVIQLGKPVRCIHWDQASGCPRGPEIEPRGESDHNHDAGEGSQGGEEPRGDRQDEDEQWPVVVECEDCEVIPADHVIVTVSLGVLKRQYTSFFRPSLPAEKVAAIHRLGIGTTDKIFLEFEEPFWGPECNSLQFVWEDEAESRTLTYPPELWYRKICGFDVLYPPERYGHVLSGWICGEEALLMEKCDDEAVAEICTEMLRQFTGNPNIPKPRRILRSAWGSNPYFRGSYSYTQVGSSGADVEKLAKPLPYTESSKTAPMQVLFSGEATHRKYYSTTHGALLSGQREAARLIEMYRDLFQQGT
- the SMOX gene encoding spermine oxidase isoform X1, which gives rise to MQSCESSGDSADDPLSRGLRRRGQPRVVVIGAGLAGLAAAKALLEQGFTDVTVLEASSRIGGRVQSVKLGHATFELGATWIHGSHGNPIYHLAEANGLLEETTDGERSVGRISLYSKNGVACYLTNRGCRVPKDVVEEFSDLYNEVYNLTQEFFRHGKPVNAESQNSVGVFTREEVRNRIRNDPDDPEATKRLKLAMIQQYLKVESCESSSHSMDEVSLSAFGEWTEIPGAHHIIPSGFMQVVELLAEGIPAHVIQLGKPVRCIHWDQASGCPRGPEIEPRGESDHNHDAGEGSQGGEEPRGDRQDEDEQWPVVVECEDCEVIPADHVIVTVSLGVLKRQYTSFFRPSLPAEKVAAIHRLGIGTTDKIFLEFEEPFWGPECNSLQFVWEDEAESRTLTYPPELWYRKICGFDVLYPPERYGHVLSGWICGEEALLMEKCDDEAVAEICTEMLRQFTGNPNIPKPRRILRSAWGSNPYFRGSYSYTQVGSSGADVEKLAKPLPYTESSKTAQGSSSEQLPGHLLSSKCPEQSLEPNRGSIKPMQVLFSGEATHRKYYSTTHGALLSGQREAARLIEMYRDLFQQGT
- the SMOX gene encoding spermine oxidase isoform X4, with the protein product MIQQYLKVESCESSSHSMDEVSLSAFGEWTEIPGAHHIIPSGFMQVVELLAEGIPAHVIQLGKPVRCIHWDQASGCPRGPEIEPRGESDHNHDAGEGSQGGEEPRGDRQDEDEQWPVVVECEDCEVIPADHVIVTVSLGVLKRQYTSFFRPSLPAEKVAAIHRLGIGTTDKIFLEFEEPFWGPECNSLQFVWEDEAESRTLTYPPELWYRKICGFDVLYPPERYGHVLSGWICGEEALLMEKCDDEAVAEICTEMLRQFTGNPNIPKPRRILRSAWGSNPYFRGSYSYTQVGSSGADVEKLAKPLPYTESSKTAQGSSSEQLPGHLLSSKCPEQSLEPNRGSIKPMQVLFSGEATHRKYYSTTHGALLSGQREAARLIEMYRDLFQQGT
- the SMOX gene encoding spermine oxidase isoform X3: MQSCESSGDSADDPLSRGLRRRGQPRVVVIGAGLAGLAAAKALLEQGFTDVTVLEASSRIGGRVQSVKLGHATFELGATWIHGSHGNPIYHLAEANGLLEETTDGERSVGRISLYSKNGVACYLTNRGCRVPKDVVEEFSDLYNEVYNLTQEFFRHGKPVNAESQNSVGVFTREEVRNRIRNDPDDPEATKRLKLAMIQQYLKVESCESSSHSMDEVSLSAFGEWTEIPGAHHIIPSGFMQVVELLAEGIPAHVIQLGKPVRCIHWDQASGCPRGPEIEPRGESDHNHDAGEGSQGGEEPRGDRQDEDEQWPVVVECEDCEVIPADHVIVTVSLGVLKRQYTSFFRPSLPAEKVAAIHRLGIGTTDKIFLEFEEPFWGPECNSLQFVWEDEAESRTLTYPPELWYRKICGFDVLYPPERYGHVLSGWICGEEALLMEKCDDEAVAEICTEMLRQFTGNPNIPKPRRILRSAWGSNPYFRGSYSYTQVGSSGADVEKLAKPLPYTESSKTAMCLGHQ